In Zunongwangia profunda SM-A87, the following proteins share a genomic window:
- the rplS gene encoding 50S ribosomal protein L19 — translation MESLIKYVQDEFVTKKDLPEFSAGDTITVYYEIKEGQKTRTQFFRGVVIQKRGTGSSQTFTIRKMSGTVGVERIFPVNLPAIQKIEINKRGSVRRARIFYFRELTGKKARIKEAKRA, via the coding sequence ATGGAATCGTTAATTAAATACGTTCAAGACGAATTCGTTACCAAGAAAGATCTTCCTGAATTTTCAGCTGGAGATACTATTACCGTTTATTACGAAATTAAAGAGGGTCAAAAAACCCGTACTCAGTTCTTCCGTGGAGTTGTTATTCAAAAAAGAGGAACAGGTAGCTCACAGACTTTCACTATTAGAAAAATGAGTGGAACTGTAGGCGTAGAGCGTATCTTCCCTGTAAACCTTCCTGCGATCCAAAAGATTGAGATCAACAAAAGAGGTAGCGTTAGAAGAGCTAGAATTTTCTACTTTAGAGAACTTACAGGTAAAAAAGCTCGTATTAAAGAAGCTAAAAGAGCTTAA
- a CDS encoding NADP-dependent isocitrate dehydrogenase, whose protein sequence is MAENTKIFYTKTDEAPALATYSLLPIVQTYTKAADVILETKDISLAGRILSQFPEFLEDNQKVADALAELGELAKKPEANIIKLPNISASIPQLKAAIKELQEKGYKLPEYPDEPATEEEKEIRAKYDKVKGSAVNPVLREGNSDRRAPKAVKNFAKKNPHSMGEWSSDSKSHVATMDSGDFYHNEKSVTLNEDDSVDIVFTSASGEQTVLKKGLKLLAGEIIDGTVMNISQLEKFLKEQVQDAKDKGVLFSLHMKATMMKVSDPIIFGHAVKVFFADVFEKYGKDIKKAGGNPNSGLGDILSAIESLPEDKRKEINDAIQTAIKNGPDLAMVNSDKGITNLHVPSDVIIDASMPAMIRTSGQMWNKDNKTQDTKAVIPDSSYAGIYQATIDFCKEHGAFDPTTMGTVPNVGLMAQKAEEYGSHDKTFEIPEAGTVKVVDLKGDTLMEHEVEEGDIWRMCQVKDAPIQDWIKLAVNRGKESGMPIVFWLDNERAHDAQLIEKVQKYLPEHDTKGLQIEIMSPLKATEFTLKRVKDGKDTISVTGNVLRDYLTDLFPILELGTSAKMLSIVPLMNGGGLFETGAGGSAPKHVQQFVEEGHLRWDSLGEFLALAVALEHLGNKYNNKRALVLSDTLDKATEKFLENGKSPSRKVNELDNRGSHFYLALYWAEALANQDKDADLKEHFEKIASELEANEAKIIEELNGAQGSPQDIGGYYKMDDHKTSSAMLPSETLNKILGN, encoded by the coding sequence ATGGCAGAAAACACCAAGATTTTTTATACCAAAACAGATGAAGCTCCGGCTTTAGCCACATACTCATTACTTCCCATCGTACAAACTTATACCAAAGCAGCAGATGTAATTCTAGAAACAAAAGATATTTCTCTTGCTGGACGTATTCTTTCTCAATTTCCCGAGTTTTTAGAAGACAACCAAAAAGTTGCAGATGCACTTGCAGAACTTGGTGAATTGGCAAAGAAACCAGAAGCTAACATTATTAAATTACCTAATATTAGTGCTTCTATCCCTCAGTTAAAAGCAGCTATTAAAGAACTTCAGGAAAAAGGATACAAACTTCCTGAATATCCTGATGAACCAGCTACTGAAGAGGAAAAAGAAATTAGAGCAAAATACGATAAAGTAAAAGGTAGTGCAGTAAACCCTGTATTACGTGAAGGTAACTCCGATCGTAGGGCTCCGAAAGCGGTAAAGAATTTCGCAAAGAAAAACCCTCATTCTATGGGGGAATGGAGTTCAGATTCTAAATCTCATGTAGCCACTATGGATAGTGGTGATTTTTACCATAACGAAAAATCTGTTACTTTAAACGAAGATGATAGCGTAGACATCGTTTTTACTTCAGCTTCTGGAGAACAAACTGTACTTAAGAAAGGACTCAAATTACTTGCCGGTGAAATTATTGACGGTACAGTAATGAATATTTCTCAATTAGAGAAATTCTTAAAAGAACAAGTTCAGGATGCTAAGGATAAAGGTGTGCTTTTTTCTCTTCACATGAAAGCCACCATGATGAAGGTTTCAGATCCTATTATTTTTGGTCATGCTGTAAAAGTATTTTTTGCTGATGTATTTGAAAAATATGGTAAGGATATAAAGAAAGCTGGAGGAAATCCAAACAGCGGACTTGGAGACATCTTAAGTGCTATCGAATCTTTACCTGAAGATAAAAGAAAAGAAATAAATGATGCTATTCAGACTGCTATTAAAAACGGTCCTGATTTAGCAATGGTAAATTCTGATAAAGGAATTACCAACCTACATGTTCCAAGTGATGTCATTATTGACGCTTCTATGCCTGCAATGATTAGAACATCCGGACAAATGTGGAATAAAGACAATAAAACTCAGGATACTAAGGCGGTAATCCCAGATAGTAGTTATGCCGGAATTTACCAGGCAACTATAGATTTCTGTAAAGAACATGGTGCTTTTGATCCAACTACTATGGGAACCGTACCTAATGTAGGACTTATGGCCCAAAAAGCAGAAGAGTATGGTTCACATGATAAAACTTTTGAAATTCCAGAAGCTGGTACAGTTAAAGTTGTAGATCTTAAAGGAGACACTTTAATGGAGCATGAAGTTGAAGAAGGAGACATCTGGAGAATGTGCCAGGTAAAAGATGCTCCTATACAGGATTGGATAAAATTGGCTGTAAATCGCGGTAAAGAAAGTGGAATGCCAATTGTATTCTGGTTAGATAACGAAAGAGCTCATGATGCCCAATTGATTGAGAAAGTACAAAAGTATCTTCCAGAACATGATACTAAAGGACTTCAAATTGAAATCATGTCTCCGTTGAAAGCAACTGAATTTACATTAAAAAGAGTAAAAGACGGAAAAGATACCATCTCTGTAACCGGTAATGTACTTAGAGATTATTTAACGGATTTATTCCCGATTTTAGAATTAGGAACAAGTGCGAAAATGCTTTCTATTGTACCGCTAATGAATGGAGGTGGACTATTTGAAACCGGTGCTGGCGGATCAGCGCCTAAACATGTACAACAATTTGTTGAAGAAGGGCATTTAAGATGGGATTCTTTAGGAGAGTTTCTTGCTTTAGCTGTTGCTTTAGAGCATTTAGGCAATAAATATAATAATAAAAGAGCTCTCGTTTTATCAGACACCCTGGACAAAGCAACAGAGAAGTTCCTTGAAAATGGTAAATCTCCGTCTAGAAAGGTGAATGAACTTGATAACCGTGGAAGTCACTTCTATCTTGCACTTTATTGGGCCGAAGCCTTAGCAAATCAAGATAAAGATGCCGATTTAAAAGAGCATTTTGAAAAAATTGCTTCTGAACTTGAAGCTAATGAAGCCAAAATTATTGAAGAACTTAATGGAGCCCAGGGATCTCCTCAAGATATTGGTGGGTACTATAAAATGGACGATCATAAAACAAGTAGTGCCATGCTACCTAGCGAAACACTAAATAAAATTTTAGGAAATTAA
- a CDS encoding multidrug effflux MFS transporter, translating into MKYTPGERNKKKEYIILLVLGTLIALGPFSIDSYLPGFKNIADDFNITVARVGLTLTSYFIGISLGQMAYGPIMDKFGRKRPLQIGLIIYILAAVACYFSSNLIFLIIARFFLALGASAGMVASKAIVRDIFPIEEVAGAISILMLIMGGAPIIAPTIGGFIIQSYGWPIVFLFMGTFALLMLISVSTFLPESITPDAKVQLTPKSVLKNYYGILVHPKFMNFAFAGSFAIGAMFAYISSAPKLFMNIFDLSQSEFGILFGINAGGLILGSQINRFVLKKFNILQITLVNSIILVILSLLFLIAGMFQPNFYIIVTLIFIILFLLGFQNPNTTALSLTPFTKRAGRASALIGSMKMILGALASFVVSLFHSDSIIPLAIILLVSLIISSLLLIQYAAKNKKQQEV; encoded by the coding sequence ATGAAATATACCCCAGGAGAAAGAAATAAGAAAAAAGAATATATCATTTTATTAGTTTTAGGAACCCTAATTGCGCTGGGACCTTTTTCTATAGATTCTTATCTACCAGGTTTTAAAAATATTGCTGATGATTTTAATATTACGGTAGCAAGAGTTGGATTAACCCTTACTTCTTATTTCATCGGGATCTCATTAGGTCAAATGGCTTATGGCCCTATAATGGATAAGTTTGGAAGAAAACGCCCCCTACAGATTGGTTTGATTATTTACATTCTTGCAGCCGTAGCTTGTTATTTTTCTTCAAACCTTATTTTTTTAATTATTGCAAGGTTTTTCCTTGCCCTTGGAGCTTCTGCCGGCATGGTAGCCTCTAAAGCCATTGTTAGAGATATATTCCCCATAGAAGAAGTCGCTGGGGCCATATCAATCCTAATGCTAATTATGGGCGGAGCTCCCATAATAGCCCCCACAATTGGTGGCTTTATTATACAATCCTACGGATGGCCAATAGTATTCTTGTTTATGGGTACTTTTGCGTTATTAATGCTCATAAGTGTTTCCACATTCTTACCCGAGAGCATCACACCAGATGCTAAAGTGCAATTAACACCTAAAAGTGTACTAAAAAATTATTACGGTATTCTGGTTCATCCAAAATTTATGAATTTCGCTTTTGCCGGAAGTTTTGCAATCGGCGCCATGTTCGCATATATCTCCTCAGCTCCAAAACTATTTATGAATATATTCGATTTAAGTCAAAGTGAATTTGGAATCCTTTTTGGTATCAATGCCGGCGGACTAATTTTAGGAAGTCAAATTAATCGCTTTGTTTTGAAAAAATTCAACATCTTACAGATAACGTTGGTCAACAGTATAATTTTGGTTATTCTATCTCTTCTTTTTTTAATTGCCGGAATGTTTCAGCCAAACTTTTATATCATCGTGACCCTAATATTCATAATCTTATTCTTACTGGGCTTTCAGAATCCTAATACCACTGCGTTATCTCTTACACCTTTTACAAAGCGAGCAGGAAGAGCATCAGCATTAATCGGAAGCATGAAAATGATACTGGGTGCTCTGGCATCTTTCGTGGTAAGTTTATTCCACAGTGACAGTATCATCCCTTTAGCGATAATTTTATTGGTTTCTTTAATTATAAGCAGTCTGTTATTAATTCAATACGCTGCAAAGAATAAAAAGCAGCAAGAAGTTTAG
- a CDS encoding DUF6095 family protein → MKHTDRRILGKGIKHLAGSLPLAVAGPVIISSSFQNQDKPLFIPILILGIIAMFSAIYLIFRGIMIIMKAIFD, encoded by the coding sequence ATGAAACATACAGATCGCAGAATATTAGGAAAAGGTATAAAGCATTTAGCAGGATCATTACCGCTTGCGGTAGCAGGGCCGGTCATTATATCCAGCTCCTTTCAAAACCAGGATAAGCCCTTATTTATTCCAATTTTGATACTCGGTATTATTGCAATGTTTTCTGCGATCTATCTTATTTTTCGCGGAATAATGATCATAATGAAAGCCATTTTTGATTAA
- the thrS gene encoding threonine--tRNA ligase: MIKVTLPDGSIKELEQGSTPMDVAQSISAGLARNVISAKYNDTIVETSTPLTTDGNLTLYTWNDDEGKKAFWHSTSHVMAQAIQDLYPGAKLTIGPAIENGFYYDVDFGEQKISESDFSKIENRMLEIARGKHDFKMREVTKKEALDYYKKINNPFKVELIENLEDGTITFCDHDTFTDLCRGGHIPNTGIIKAVKLMNVAGAYWRGDEKNPQLTRVYGTSFPKQKELKEYLELLEEAKKRDHRKLGKELELFTFSQKVGQGLPLWLPKGAALRERLENFLKKAQKKAGYEMVVSPHIGHKELYVTSGHYAKYGEDSFQPIKTPHEGEEFLLKPMNCPHHCEMYNSQSWSYRDLPKRFAEFGTVYRYEQSGELHGLTRVRGFTQDDAHIFCTPEQLDEEFKKVIDLTLYVFDSLGFENFTAQVSLRDPENKEKYIGSDDVWEKAENAIINAAKEKGLNYVIETGEAAFYGPKLDFMVKDALGRSWQLGTIQVDYNLPERFDLTYKGSDNESHRPVMIHRAPFGSMERFIAILLEHTAGNFPLWLMPEQAIILSLSEKYEKYSQKVLSLLENHEIRAVLDNRNETIGKKIREAEVQKFPYMLIVGEQEAKDGTVSVRKHGEGDIGTMPVEEFAQIIKNEIERTLKAFEV; this comes from the coding sequence ATGATAAAGGTAACATTGCCGGATGGCAGTATTAAGGAACTTGAACAAGGCTCTACTCCTATGGATGTGGCACAAAGTATAAGTGCCGGGCTTGCGAGAAATGTGATTTCAGCAAAATATAATGACACCATTGTAGAAACCTCTACTCCTTTAACAACAGATGGTAATCTTACCCTATACACCTGGAACGATGATGAAGGGAAGAAGGCTTTTTGGCATTCTACCTCTCACGTTATGGCACAAGCTATTCAGGATTTATATCCTGGAGCTAAATTAACCATCGGACCAGCCATTGAAAATGGTTTTTACTATGATGTTGATTTTGGGGAACAAAAAATTTCTGAAAGCGATTTCTCTAAAATCGAAAATCGCATGTTAGAAATTGCTCGTGGCAAACATGATTTTAAAATGCGCGAGGTTACCAAAAAAGAAGCTTTGGATTATTATAAGAAAATTAATAATCCTTTTAAAGTGGAATTAATCGAAAATCTTGAGGACGGCACTATTACTTTTTGTGATCATGACACATTTACCGATTTATGTCGTGGAGGTCATATTCCAAACACCGGAATTATAAAAGCAGTAAAACTTATGAACGTTGCCGGGGCTTATTGGAGAGGTGACGAAAAAAATCCACAACTTACCCGTGTGTATGGTACAAGTTTTCCCAAGCAAAAGGAATTAAAAGAATATTTAGAACTTCTGGAAGAAGCTAAAAAAAGAGATCATAGAAAACTAGGCAAGGAATTAGAGTTATTTACTTTTTCCCAAAAGGTTGGACAGGGGTTACCTTTATGGTTACCTAAAGGAGCTGCTTTAAGAGAACGCCTGGAAAATTTCCTAAAAAAAGCCCAGAAAAAAGCTGGCTACGAAATGGTCGTTAGCCCACATATAGGTCATAAAGAGCTATATGTAACTTCTGGCCATTACGCTAAATATGGTGAAGACAGCTTCCAACCTATTAAAACACCCCATGAAGGTGAGGAATTTTTACTAAAACCGATGAATTGCCCTCACCATTGTGAAATGTATAATTCGCAATCATGGAGTTATCGCGATCTTCCTAAAAGATTTGCGGAGTTTGGCACCGTATATCGTTATGAGCAAAGTGGAGAGCTACATGGTTTAACCCGGGTACGTGGATTTACTCAGGATGATGCTCATATTTTTTGTACTCCAGAGCAATTGGATGAAGAGTTTAAAAAAGTTATTGATCTTACATTATATGTATTCGACAGTTTAGGTTTTGAAAACTTCACAGCCCAGGTTTCTCTACGTGACCCTGAAAACAAAGAAAAATATATTGGAAGTGATGATGTATGGGAAAAAGCGGAAAACGCAATTATCAATGCAGCTAAAGAGAAAGGTCTAAACTACGTTATCGAGACTGGTGAAGCTGCTTTTTACGGTCCCAAGTTAGACTTCATGGTAAAGGATGCTTTAGGCAGAAGCTGGCAACTTGGCACCATTCAGGTAGATTACAACTTACCAGAGCGTTTTGACCTGACATATAAAGGAAGTGACAATGAGTCTCATCGCCCGGTAATGATTCACCGAGCGCCATTTGGAAGTATGGAAAGATTTATCGCTATTCTTTTAGAGCACACCGCAGGGAACTTTCCGCTATGGTTAATGCCTGAGCAGGCTATCATTCTCTCACTCAGCGAGAAATACGAAAAATATAGCCAAAAAGTTTTAAGTTTATTAGAAAATCACGAAATTCGCGCCGTACTTGATAACCGAAACGAAACCATTGGTAAAAAAATAAGGGAAGCCGAAGTGCAAAAGTTCCCTTATATGCTTATTGTTGGAGAACAAGAAGCAAAAGATGGTACGGTTTCTGTACGAAAACACGGCGAGGGAGATATTGGTACAATGCCAGTTGAAGAATTCGCTCAAATAATTAAAAATGAAATCGAGAGGACGCTTAAAGCGTTTGAAGTTTAA
- the infC gene encoding translation initiation factor IF-3, whose amino-acid sequence MRRKKSRQQRTTRKEDQHRINQKIRAKEVRLVGDNVEMDVYPIEKALAIAEDLGLDLVEISPDAKPPVVKAMDYKKFLYEQKKREKAMKAKASKVVVKEIRFGPNTDDHDYEFKKRNAEKFLKDGAKLKAFVFFKGRSIVFKDKGEILLLRLATDLEEFGKVEQMPKLEGKRMTMFMAPTTNKKK is encoded by the coding sequence ATACGAAGAAAAAAATCGAGACAACAAAGAACAACTCGTAAAGAAGATCAACACAGAATTAACCAAAAAATTCGGGCTAAAGAAGTTCGTTTAGTAGGTGATAATGTTGAAATGGATGTATATCCTATCGAGAAGGCTTTAGCCATCGCTGAAGATCTTGGACTTGATTTAGTGGAAATTTCTCCAGATGCCAAACCACCAGTTGTAAAGGCAATGGACTATAAGAAGTTCCTTTACGAACAAAAGAAACGTGAAAAAGCCATGAAGGCTAAAGCTAGTAAAGTTGTCGTTAAGGAAATTCGTTTTGGCCCTAATACAGATGATCACGACTACGAATTTAAAAAAAGAAATGCTGAAAAGTTTCTTAAAGACGGGGCTAAATTAAAAGCATTTGTATTCTTTAAAGGTCGTTCTATTGTATTTAAGGATAAAGGAGAAATACTTTTACTACGTCTGGCCACAGATCTAGAAGAGTTTGGAAAGGTGGAACAGATGCCTAAACTTGAAGGTAAACGAATGACAATGTTCATGGCACCTACAACCAATAAAAAGAAATAA
- the rpmI gene encoding 50S ribosomal protein L35 encodes MPKMKTKSSAKKRFKLTGTGKIKRKHAFKSHILTKKSKKRKLALTHSTLVSDADTNNVKLQLRLK; translated from the coding sequence ATGCCTAAAATGAAAACAAAATCCAGCGCTAAAAAGCGTTTTAAGCTTACAGGTACTGGAAAAATTAAAAGAAAGCACGCGTTTAAAAGTCACATCTTAACAAAGAAGTCTAAAAAACGTAAGCTTGCGTTGACGCACAGTACATTAGTATCTGATGCTGATACCAATAATGTTAAACTTCAATTACGTTTAAAGTAA
- the rplT gene encoding 50S ribosomal protein L20: protein MPRSVNSVAKRARRKKVLKQAKGYFGRRKNVWTVAKNAVEKAMLYSYRDRKAKKRNFRSLWIMRINAAARQQGMSYSQFMGKVKANEIGLNRKVLADLAMNHPEAFKAIVDKVK from the coding sequence ATGCCAAGATCAGTAAATTCTGTTGCAAAAAGAGCTAGAAGAAAAAAGGTTCTTAAGCAAGCAAAAGGCTACTTTGGAAGACGTAAAAACGTTTGGACAGTAGCAAAAAATGCAGTTGAAAAAGCTATGCTTTACTCTTATAGAGATCGCAAAGCTAAAAAACGTAATTTCCGTTCATTATGGATTATGCGTATTAATGCTGCTGCTCGTCAACAAGGAATGTCTTATTCGCAATTTATGGGTAAAGTAAAAGCTAATGAAATTGGATTAAACCGTAAGGTTTTAGCTGATTTAGCAATGAACCACCCAGAGGCGTTTAAAGCAATTGTTGATAAAGTAAAATAA
- a CDS encoding outer membrane beta-barrel protein — protein MKNIITLFIFILFISHSAFSQDFRIGLKGGVNIGHGGEIKGLTSGANYTGDTYFSNPSEGFHGGIFGQYNLGKYFLRLEGLYNTVVTEFPFDARPAEYKMNKINVPLLFGYHVWGPIDAYIGPAYNSMVGDATLEGMETQGGVVDIASSYLSANIGLKAHFGRFELDARYEYNFSSNEPYTIDMIESAYRINLASFENRRIHQFMVSLAVGLFDSNYRPKRSRSRRGCYFR, from the coding sequence ATGAAAAACATTATTACTCTTTTTATTTTTATTTTATTTATTAGTCACAGTGCTTTTTCACAGGATTTTAGGATCGGCCTTAAAGGAGGTGTTAATATTGGTCATGGTGGTGAAATTAAAGGCTTAACTTCAGGAGCAAATTATACGGGAGATACTTATTTTTCGAATCCAAGTGAAGGGTTTCATGGCGGGATTTTTGGACAGTATAATTTGGGGAAATATTTCTTAAGACTTGAGGGTCTGTATAACACAGTAGTGACAGAATTTCCTTTTGATGCCAGGCCTGCAGAGTATAAGATGAATAAAATTAATGTTCCTCTTTTATTTGGATATCATGTTTGGGGGCCTATCGATGCTTATATAGGGCCTGCTTATAATAGTATGGTTGGAGATGCTACATTAGAAGGTATGGAAACTCAGGGAGGTGTGGTAGATATTGCGAGTAGTTATCTATCAGCGAATATTGGTTTAAAAGCACATTTTGGTCGGTTTGAACTGGATGCGCGTTATGAGTATAACTTTAGTTCTAATGAGCCTTATACCATCGATATGATTGAGAGTGCTTATAGAATTAATCTTGCCTCTTTTGAAAACAGAAGGATTCATCAATTCATGGTGAGTCTTGCAGTAGGTCTTTTTGATTCCAATTATAGACCAAAGCGATCAAGAAGTAGAAGAGGTTGTTATTTTAGATAG
- the typA gene encoding translational GTPase TypA, translating into MAAIKNIAIIAHVDHGKTTLVDKIMYHCRLFRENENTGDLILDNNDLERERGITITSKNVSVVYKDTKINIIDTPGHADFGGEVERVLNMADGVLLLVDAFEGPMPQTRFVLQKAIDLGLKPCVVINKVDKENCTPDEVHEKVFDLMFELGAEEWQLDFPTVYGSAKNNWMSEDWKNQTENIEPLLDMVIEHIPSPKVDKEGTPQMLITSLDFSSFTGRIAIGRLQRGILKEGMNVSLVKRDGSIKKTKIKELHTFEGLGRRKIETVEAGDICAVVGLDGFEIGDTIADFENPEGLKTIAIDEPTMSMLFTINDSPFFGKDGKFVTSRHIKERLTKELEKNLALRVNETDSADKFLVYGRGVLHLSVLIETMRREGYELQIGQPQVIIKEIDGVKCEPVEELTIDLPENVSGKAVEMVTLRKGEMLSMEAKGERMVCEFIIPSRGIIGLRNQLLTATAGEAIMAHRFKEYQPLKGGIPERLNGSLVSMEKGTAIPYSIDKLQDRGKFFVDPGEDIYEGQVIGENSRQDDMVVNITKTKKLSNVRSSGADEKAKIVPAIKFSLEEALEYIQKDEYVEVTPNHLRLRKIYLTENDRKRNKII; encoded by the coding sequence ATGGCAGCTATTAAAAATATTGCAATTATTGCGCACGTAGACCACGGTAAAACTACCCTGGTTGATAAGATCATGTACCATTGTCGTTTATTTCGAGAAAACGAGAATACAGGTGATCTTATTTTGGATAATAACGATCTTGAAAGAGAGCGTGGTATTACCATCACTTCTAAGAATGTATCTGTAGTTTATAAAGATACAAAGATTAACATTATCGATACTCCTGGTCACGCCGATTTTGGTGGAGAGGTAGAGCGTGTGCTAAATATGGCAGATGGTGTTTTACTTTTGGTAGATGCTTTTGAGGGGCCTATGCCGCAAACTCGCTTTGTGTTACAAAAAGCAATTGATCTTGGTCTTAAGCCTTGTGTTGTTATAAACAAAGTCGATAAAGAAAACTGTACGCCAGATGAGGTACACGAAAAAGTTTTTGACTTAATGTTTGAACTTGGAGCTGAAGAATGGCAGTTAGATTTTCCAACGGTGTATGGTTCTGCCAAGAACAACTGGATGAGTGAAGATTGGAAAAACCAAACTGAAAATATCGAGCCATTACTGGATATGGTGATCGAGCATATTCCTTCTCCAAAAGTAGATAAAGAAGGAACACCACAAATGCTTATTACTTCTTTAGATTTTTCTTCATTTACAGGAAGAATTGCAATTGGTCGTTTACAACGAGGTATTTTAAAAGAAGGGATGAATGTTTCTTTGGTTAAAAGAGACGGCTCTATTAAGAAAACAAAAATAAAAGAGCTTCATACTTTTGAAGGCCTGGGTAGGCGTAAGATAGAGACTGTAGAAGCTGGTGATATTTGTGCGGTAGTTGGATTAGATGGTTTTGAAATTGGGGATACTATTGCTGATTTTGAAAATCCTGAAGGTCTTAAAACTATAGCTATCGATGAGCCTACAATGAGTATGCTTTTCACTATTAACGATTCTCCTTTCTTTGGTAAAGATGGTAAATTTGTAACCTCGAGACATATTAAAGAAAGACTAACTAAAGAATTAGAGAAAAATCTTGCATTGCGGGTTAATGAAACAGATAGTGCAGATAAATTCTTAGTGTATGGTCGTGGGGTATTGCATTTATCGGTACTTATCGAGACAATGCGTCGTGAAGGCTACGAACTACAAATAGGACAGCCACAGGTAATCATTAAGGAAATTGATGGTGTAAAATGTGAGCCGGTGGAAGAACTAACGATCGACCTTCCAGAGAATGTATCTGGTAAAGCGGTAGAAATGGTAACGCTTCGTAAAGGAGAAATGTTATCTATGGAGGCTAAAGGAGAGCGTATGGTTTGTGAATTTATTATTCCTTCTCGTGGAATTATAGGTTTACGTAACCAGTTATTAACTGCGACTGCCGGAGAAGCGATTATGGCACACCGCTTTAAAGAATACCAACCCTTAAAAGGTGGAATTCCAGAGCGTTTAAATGGTTCTTTAGTTTCTATGGAAAAAGGTACTGCAATTCCTTATTCTATTGATAAACTTCAAGACCGCGGGAAGTTTTTTGTGGATCCGGGAGAAGATATTTATGAAGGTCAGGTGATTGGTGAAAATTCACGCCAGGATGATATGGTGGTAAATATTACCAAAACCAAAAAGCTTTCTAACGTACGTTCCTCAGGAGCTGATGAAAAAGCGAAGATCGTTCCTGCAATTAAGTTCTCTTTGGAAGAAGCTTTAGAATATATTCAAAAAGATGAGTATGTAGAAGTTACTCCAAATCACTTACGTCTAAGAAAGATTTATCTGACAGAAAACGACAGAAAAAGAAATAAGATTATTTAA
- the gldA gene encoding gliding motility-associated ABC transporter ATP-binding subunit GldA, translating to MSISVENISKFYGDQKALNQVSFSVNKGEIVGFLGPNGAGKSTLMKILTGYLKPSKGTASVNGYDIETQLNDLQKSIGYLPEHNPLYAEMYVREYLAFNAKIYGTEKERIEEVIKLTNLTPEANKKIDQLSKGYRQRVGLAAALLHNPQVLILDEPTTGLDPNQLVEIRSLIKNIAKDKTIFLSTHIMQEVEAICDRVIIINHGEIITNQKLVDLRKGQEQIIEVEFDYRIEMIALQQLPHLKDVKNPAGFVYELTFETAEDMRSTVFDFAHDNGLKTLQLNQKTKNLESLFTELTQKRH from the coding sequence ATGTCCATTTCAGTAGAAAACATATCAAAATTTTATGGGGATCAAAAAGCCCTAAATCAGGTTTCATTTTCTGTTAATAAAGGAGAAATCGTGGGTTTTCTTGGCCCCAATGGCGCCGGAAAATCGACACTTATGAAAATCCTAACCGGTTATTTAAAACCTTCTAAAGGTACGGCCAGCGTAAATGGATATGACATCGAAACCCAATTAAACGATTTACAAAAAAGTATTGGCTACCTGCCGGAACACAATCCTTTATATGCTGAAATGTATGTACGCGAATATTTAGCTTTTAATGCTAAAATCTACGGTACCGAAAAAGAGCGTATAGAAGAGGTGATTAAATTAACCAATCTCACTCCCGAAGCCAATAAAAAAATTGATCAGCTTTCTAAAGGATATCGCCAGCGTGTGGGTCTGGCGGCCGCATTATTGCACAACCCTCAGGTGCTTATTTTAGATGAACCTACCACTGGTCTTGATCCCAACCAACTTGTCGAAATTCGTAGCCTGATCAAAAATATTGCTAAAGACAAAACCATTTTTCTATCTACCCACATTATGCAGGAAGTTGAAGCCATCTGTGATCGAGTAATTATCATTAATCATGGTGAAATTATCACCAACCAGAAATTAGTCGATCTTAGAAAAGGCCAGGAGCAAATAATCGAAGTAGAATTTGATTATCGTATTGAAATGATCGCCCTACAACAGCTTCCGCACTTAAAAGATGTAAAAAATCCCGCTGGTTTTGTGTATGAACTCACATTTGAAACCGCTGAAGATATGCGTTCAACAGTTTTTGATTTTGCACATGATAACGGACTAAAAACACTTCAACTGAATCAAAAAACCAAAAATCTGGAGAGTTTGTTTACTGAACTTACTCAAAAAAGACATTAA